The genomic region AACCGTGGGGGTTCGAGTCCCTTCTCCGGCACCATTTCTGTATCGGAATGTAGCGCAGCTTGGTAGCGCGCACGCTTCGGGAGCGTGAGGTCCAGGGTTCGAATCCCTGCATTCCGACCAACTAGAAAGGCTCATTTCCTTCGGGAGATGAGCCTTTTTTGCACACTGGTACTCGCGATCTCGGTCAGATGAAAGAGCGAGGAAACGCATGAATTCAGTAGGATAGCTCTGTGTGCCGTCGATCATCCTGCACAGAAGCGAAATTTGTTTGAGTTTGTCGCCCGAATCGTGTTGAATCGTAGGCGTGACCGTGATAAGATACTACTTGTCGCCGCGATGAGCGGTGCACAACAACTTGATAGCAAGTCTGCAGAGACATGTGTGGTGATCGCGCTGCCGCTTGACGGCAGTGAGGAAAGTCCACGCTCGCCTGAGCTGAGATGCTCAGAGTTCGGATGCCTGACCAATCAATAAGTCAGGGCACCTCGCAAGAGGTGACGGCGGGGAACGTATGCTACGTCCTTCGGGATATGCTGCTACTACCCTGAAAGTGCCACAGTGACGAATCTCCTCGGAAACGAGGAGGGTGGAACGAGGTAAACCCCATCTGCGAGAAACCCAAATTATGGTCGGGGAACTGCCCGGAGGGAAATGAACTTCGGAACCAAAGGGCGGATCGACACATGTCGATAGATAGATGGTTACCACCTGTAGTGCGAGGTCTAATCAGCCGTTTGGAGCACAAGGTAACAAAACGTGGCTTACAACAGTCTCTGCAGTTCGATTTTGCCGGTGTAGCTCAGTAGGTAGAGCAACTGACTTGTAATCAGTAGGTCGCGGGTTCGATTCCTGTTGCCGGCACCAGTTTCGGAATGTAGCGCAGCTTGGTAGCGCGCACGCTTCGGGAGCGTGAGGTCCAGGGTTCGAATCCCTGCATTCCGACCACTAGGAACCAAAAGAGCCTGTCCATCGCGGACAGGCTCTTTTTTATTGTTCGAATTGTCGCAGGAAGTCGTCGAGGCTTTCCCGGAGCAGAGAAGCTTCGGAACGATTCAGTTCCTTGGCCAGTCGAGACAAACGGTCGAGCTGGGTTAAGGTGTAGTAGTTGCTCTTGAGTTTCATCTTGGTGTCTGCTGCGAAGACGATGCGGTTACGCCCTTCCTGCTTGGCGCGGTAGAGCGATTCCTCCAAGGCGCGCAGCAGTTCTTTGACGTCGTCGCCGTGCTTCGGATACTCCGCCAGCCCCGCGCTGAACGTGGCACCAAAGCGTTGCTCCAAAGCTTGCTTGGCAAGCGTTACGTGCAAGAAGAGATCCTCGACCCGATGATCCGCACTTACAACGGCGAATTCATCGCGACCCAGGTAGAGTAGTTCAGACGGCACGAGATTCTGTATAAGTTCGTGCATCTGCTTGAGCTTCTCACCCAACTCCATCTCCGGAAGTACCTCGTGGAAGCGGTCCAAGTCCACCAAGGCCACGACAAACGCAGTCGATTGCGCAGCCACATCTGTCAACCGTGAGAGGAGCGGGTGATACTCACGCTCGCTTATATACATCTTGTCCACCCCGTCTTCTCAAAATTCTCCCCAGACTATACCACCAGACTCCTCCAACGTCAATTCATCCATACATCTGTTCCAATTCGCCCGCCAGTTCGTCCAGTTCCTCGTCTCCATACAAAGCGTGGCAGCAGACCACAAAACTGCCGATCGGCGTCAGAACGACATCGTAGCGGTCGACTTTCAGCCACTTCCATGCTCCTTCATGTTGCATCGCATTGAGCTTCATAAAGTACACATACGCTCCGTTTTGGAAAAAGGGCTTGGCTCCGAAACGCAAGTCTGCCGCTTTCATCAACGTCAACCAACGGTCCGTATCATTCCAGCGCGTCGTCGTTTCCCGCAGGTTATGGTACCAGTAGTTCCGCAACGGACTCGATGTGTTACGACGCAGGTATGGGAGGATATGAAAACGTCGCAGCTCTTCAAAGGGCGGAAGGGTGGGCTGAACCCCAACTCGTCCTGCTAACTCCAACAACATCGGAGGCGTTTCCAGAACGGGGGTCTCTTCATAGGAATGCAGCAACAAACGCAAGGCGTAGTGCAAGTGGTAGCGTTCGATGACCTGTGCCACATAGTCCAGATCGATTTCATCCGCAAGGGAGATGTCGTGTGGCTGCGTGACACAGGTGACGTCGAATAGATCACGAAGCATTAATTTCGTACGAGACATCAATTCCGCGAGATAAATCAACAGATTTCCTTCGCGGTCGGGAACGGGAACCGTCACATCCGCCAATCGGACTTGACGGCGGCCTCTGGTGAACGTCTCCCACGGAAGGTAGGTGCGCATGTTCATCGAGTACGCTCCGATTTGCACTTCAACGCCTTCAAATTCTAGCGTCTCTTCCACCGGATCAAAACGGGCTCCCCCATGGGTCAGACCCGTATCAGGCTCCGTGAACATCGTCATCGTGCTGAACTGATCCAATTCGTTCTCCAACAACACGTGACCGGTCTTCCAAAACTCATCGAGCGACGAGACGGCGACGTCAAGGTCGTGAAAATAGCGGGACTTGCCCGGCGGATAATAAGCTTCGATGCCAGGTCCTTTCAAAACGAGAAAGTCCAGACCGGCACCGTCAACACCCATCCCGTTGAGGATGCGGAAAATCTCCTCCCGCATGTTGCGGTATCGTTGATAGAAGAGATGGTGCTCCTCTTCCAATGTAAAGTGCGGCTGCAAAGCTTCGTAGATCTCGGGGAAGATCTTGTTCAGTCGCGCCGTCTCCAACAAATGATGCGCGGTTTCGGACGTCAATTGTGCAGCCAAAGTCGCACGGGAATCAACGTCCCCGTAATAAAGGTTGATCAGCTGTTCAGCTGTTAATTTGTCTGTCATGAAAGATCCCTCCTATAAAGTAAGAATAGCAAAAAAATTTCGTCACGTACATATTGACGAACACATATATACGTATTAATATATAGACATAAGCTCTTGAAGGGAGGTCTCGTCCATGAAAGTAGTACGTTCTACTCGCGTTCGCCGCGTCATGTTCATCCTGTAATTTTACTGTCCGAATCGCGCCATTCTGAAAAGGAGGGCGCGATTCCTCTCTTTTAGCTCTTGAAAGCAAGTCTATATTAATGAAACGAGGCGTTGGTCGTGGCACATTTTTATTTTCAAAAACCGTTGCTGCGCCGAGGCTGCCAGGTGGACGCACACAGCGATCATTTGCAGCTTCGCTACCGTGACGATGAGTTTGAACTCTTCCCGGAAGAGGGTCACACGGTAGAGCAGATGCAAAAGATGCTGCTTCAAATAGACGGGACGAAAACCGTAGAGGAATTGAAAGCGGATGGATTCGGATACAGTGCGGATGAAGTGATGGACATGCTGACCGCTCTGGACGAAAGCTGGCTGCTGGAAGAAGGCGCACAACCGGTCTTCACCGGCAAAAGCGGTTTGCAATTCATCACGCACCTCGAAGACCTCTACCGGGATTGGGAAAAAGAAGCCGGCGAGACCAAACTCAGCCAACTTGTTCTGGACGGGAACGCTCCGCGTCACCTGATGATCGGGTGGACGCTCGAATATTACCATATCACCAAGCGGGCTCACGATTGCATTTCTC from Tumebacillus amylolyticus harbors:
- a CDS encoding diguanylate cyclase domain-containing protein, encoding MYISEREYHPLLSRLTDVAAQSTAFVVALVDLDRFHEVLPEMELGEKLKQMHELIQNLVPSELLYLGRDEFAVVSADHRVEDLFLHVTLAKQALEQRFGATFSAGLAEYPKHGDDVKELLRALEESLYRAKQEGRNRIVFAADTKMKLKSNYYTLTQLDRLSRLAKELNRSEASLLRESLDDFLRQFEQ
- a CDS encoding nucleotidyltransferase family protein; this encodes MTDKLTAEQLINLYYGDVDSRATLAAQLTSETAHHLLETARLNKIFPEIYEALQPHFTLEEEHHLFYQRYRNMREEIFRILNGMGVDGAGLDFLVLKGPGIEAYYPPGKSRYFHDLDVAVSSLDEFWKTGHVLLENELDQFSTMTMFTEPDTGLTHGGARFDPVEETLEFEGVEVQIGAYSMNMRTYLPWETFTRGRRQVRLADVTVPVPDREGNLLIYLAELMSRTKLMLRDLFDVTCVTQPHDISLADEIDLDYVAQVIERYHLHYALRLLLHSYEETPVLETPPMLLELAGRVGVQPTLPPFEELRRFHILPYLRRNTSSPLRNYWYHNLRETTTRWNDTDRWLTLMKAADLRFGAKPFFQNGAYVYFMKLNAMQHEGAWKWLKVDRYDVVLTPIGSFVVCCHALYGDEELDELAGELEQMYG